In a genomic window of Amblyomma americanum isolate KBUSLIRL-KWMA chromosome 4, ASM5285725v1, whole genome shotgun sequence:
- the LOC144127745 gene encoding uncharacterized protein LOC144127745, with amino-acid sequence MTEDTSLLFSGNNIPLLISNTNSVLEKLKSWSAANSLIINSKKTKAVLFHYRQSAVTSDLRLKIDNSIIEVVDTVKTLGIFFNKNMSWDPHISFSLTNLSKCVGILAKFRSYLPVSIKLIIYNTLFMSYVNYCFLVWGSTTPTNLHKIYMLQKKAVRYIANCILELTSTGPRPAAARTCPGVQ; translated from the exons aagataccagtctcttatttagtggcaataatattccattgctcatttcaaacacaaacagtgtgttagaaaagttgaaatcgtggagcgcagcaaattccttgataataaatagtaaaaaaacaaaagcggtactttttcattaccggcagagtgccgttacatcagatcttaggctaaaaatagacaactctattatagaggtggttgacacagtaaaaacactaggaattttctttaacaagaacatgagctgggaccctcacattagcttctctttaaccaatttatcaaagTGCGTCGGAATTCTAGCGAAATTTCGGTCCTATCTACCCGTAtcgattaaattaataatatacaacacattattcatgtcgtatgttaactactgtttccttgtctggggctctactactccaactaacctgcacaagatatacatgctgcaaaagaaagcagtacgttatatagcaaat TGCATACTCGAGCTCACCAGCACGGGTCCTCGACCTGCTGCGGCTCGAACCTGTCCAGGGGTCCAGTGA